Genomic segment of Deltaproteobacteria bacterium:
AAATCGACGGTCTGGGGAATAAATTTCACGTGCAAGGTGACGACATCGGACTGGCGCAGGAGCGTCTCGAAGGGGACCGACTCGGCGCCCACTTCGGCGGCGCGCGCCGGCGTCAGCGATCGTGACCATCCGAGCACGCGGGTGTTGAACGCTTTCATGATGCGCGCGACTTCATTGCCGATGCGTCCCAGTCCCAAAACGCCGATGGTTTTGCCTTCCAGGCCAATGCCGGCGAGCGCGGGCCAGCTTTCTTCGCGCATGCGGGCATTGACCTGTGGAATCTTGCGCAGCAACGCGAGAATCAAACCAACCGTCAGCTCTTTGGTGGTCGCACCGCTGTCGCTCGGCGTTCCCGATATGGCGACGTTGCGCTCGGTGGCGGCCGGCAGATCGAGATGGACGCTGGTGCGGCCGGTTTGCGAAATAAATCTCAAATTGGGCAGCTGGCGATATTCCTTGGCGCTAAAACGGGTGCGCTCGCGCATGAGCAGCAGAATGTCGAAGTCGCGCAGGCGCTGGACGATTTTCTCCGAGCTATCCAGCCGTTCTCTTAGGATCGTAATATCGGCGCGCTCGGTGAGTTTCCGATAGGCCGGCACCGTGTCGGCGAGATTTTCGAAGTCGTCGAGAATGGCGACGCGGGGACGCTGAACTGGCATCGTGAAAATTCCTTTTGGACTAGAGGCTTGCCGTCACTTCCACCTCGCAGAACTTGCCCTCGGAGGAATAGCCGTCGACAAAGCAATATTCTAATTGCGGCACCTTGGCGCCGACATGGCGCGCAAAGAGTTCTTTTAAATGATCGATGGTCTGGCTGCGGTGCAGATAAAACGACACCCGCGCGACTTTGTCCCATGAACTGCCGGCGTCTTTTAACGACCCGGCGATTCTTGGAAAAATATTGTCGAACTGCGCGGCCAACGTCGGCAGCACTGTGGTGACGCCGGAAAGCACGACCACATTTTCGAGCACCAGAAAGCGAATCGGCACGATGGCGGGCTCGTACTCGACGATCGTTTTCGCCGCCGCGGGGCTCGTCGGCCGCATGGCGATCAAGTCGATGGCGACGTTCGCCGTGGAATCGAAGTGTCCCGGCGCAATGTAGCTGGAGCTGGCCGAACGCGCTTTGCCTGAGAGAACTCGCACGCGCTCGGTGCTGCCCAGGTCGCGGCTGGCGCGGTCGCGCCCCCACAGCCGGCTGCGCACGGTGTGGTCGAGGGACAAGCCGTGCCCGCGCAGCTCGCTGTCGAAGCGCTGAAAGAGCTGCTGCGCTTCGAGCGTGGCGTTGGCTGCCGGCGCGGCTTCGCCGCAGAGCTCAATAAACTCATGTCCTAACCAGGAAAAAATTCGTGTGCGCATGTGCGGGGACCTTCCATTCAGGCGAGGCGATCCTACCCCAGCTGAAATAGGCGATCAATGACGAAATACGGCCGCGTCATTTGATGAAATCGAACCACAAAGAGCCCAGCGCAGCACAGCCGCAACCGAATCGGGCAAGAAATTTAACCGCAAAAAGGACACGAAGATCACGAAGGTAAGAGAAGAGAGTCAAAAAGTTTTCTCCGAACTTCGTGTCCT
This window contains:
- a CDS encoding D-2-hydroxyacid dehydrogenase family protein, producing MPVQRPRVAILDDFENLADTVPAYRKLTERADITILRERLDSSEKIVQRLRDFDILLLMRERTRFSAKEYRQLPNLRFISQTGRTSVHLDLPAATERNVAISGTPSDSGATTKELTVGLILALLRKIPQVNARMREESWPALAGIGLEGKTIGVLGLGRIGNEVARIMKAFNTRVLGWSRSLTPARAAEVGAESVPFETLLRQSDVVTLHVKFIPQTVDLIGAKEIALMKRGAFLVNTGRGPIINEKAMIAALQSGQLAGVGLDVYDQEPLPMDHPLRRFDNAILMSHRGYATVEILSERYEQALSNIIDYLDGKALKLLNPEVKTPA